The Carnobacterium mobile DSM 4848 genome includes a window with the following:
- a CDS encoding GntR family transcriptional regulator, which produces MGKETPIYIQIHNQMRKDIEEGVWKVGERIPSERDLALQFKVSRMTLRQAVQTLVDEGILERKVGSGTYVSSKKVQESMVGIASFTDIMLSQGKKPTSKTISYHVKSASVSEAENLKLTEETLVLRMERIRYADDLPICFEVATIPFNLVEHLSKLEITRSLYKALENEKGLRVGHAEQTVSAMLASERIAEYLEIKRGEAILRLKQISYSTEGLPFEYVRSQYVGERFEFYLEKNK; this is translated from the coding sequence ATGGGGAAGGAAACACCAATTTACATTCAAATTCATAACCAAATGCGTAAAGACATAGAAGAAGGTGTTTGGAAAGTTGGCGAACGCATTCCTTCTGAAAGAGACCTCGCTCTCCAGTTTAAGGTTAGCCGGATGACGTTAAGACAAGCCGTTCAAACTTTAGTGGATGAAGGAATCTTGGAACGAAAAGTAGGATCCGGGACATATGTATCAAGTAAGAAGGTGCAGGAAAGTATGGTGGGGATTGCGAGTTTTACTGACATCATGCTGTCTCAAGGGAAAAAACCTACTAGCAAAACGATTTCGTATCATGTGAAGTCGGCAAGTGTAAGCGAAGCCGAGAACTTAAAGTTGACTGAAGAAACGCTTGTTTTAAGAATGGAACGGATTCGGTATGCAGATGATCTTCCAATCTGTTTTGAAGTAGCCACTATCCCGTTCAATTTAGTAGAACATTTAAGTAAATTAGAAATTACGCGCTCTCTGTATAAGGCTTTAGAAAATGAAAAAGGATTGCGTGTTGGTCATGCAGAACAGACCGTTTCAGCTATGCTGGCTTCGGAAAGAATTGCTGAATATTTAGAAATCAAACGGGGAGAAGCCATATTACGGTTGAAACAAATCAGTTATTCAACAGAAGGTCTGCCCTTTGAATATGTCCGTTCTCAATATGTCGGCGAACGGTTTGAATTTTATCTTGAAAAAAACAAATAA
- a CDS encoding glucosamine-6-phosphate deaminase: METIIVKDNIEGGKKAFELIKEGMKQDAKVLGLATGSTPVTLYKEMVASDLDFTDMTSINLDEYFGLSPENPQSYHYFMQEQLFSHKPFKETYVPDGLADENSEPARYNQIIAEHPIDIQILGIGTNAHIGFNEPGTSFDSTTRKVALTDSTIESNKRNFDTVEEVPRFAYSMGIKNILSAKKIILMAFGEEKAEAIKHTIEGPVTTEVPASVLQQHPNVVIIVDEAAAKLIQH; this comes from the coding sequence ATGGAAACGATTATTGTAAAAGATAACATCGAAGGCGGAAAAAAAGCATTTGAATTGATCAAAGAAGGTATGAAACAAGACGCTAAAGTATTGGGCTTGGCAACCGGCAGTACACCTGTGACTTTATATAAAGAAATGGTAGCCAGTGACCTTGACTTTACCGATATGACTTCTATCAACTTAGACGAATATTTTGGCTTGTCGCCAGAAAATCCTCAAAGTTACCATTACTTTATGCAAGAACAACTTTTTTCACATAAACCATTTAAAGAAACTTACGTGCCAGACGGATTAGCAGATGAAAACAGTGAACCTGCCCGTTACAACCAAATTATTGCAGAACATCCGATCGATATTCAAATTTTGGGAATTGGAACGAATGCTCATATTGGATTCAATGAACCAGGAACTTCATTTGATTCAACCACACGAAAGGTAGCTTTAACAGATTCAACCATCGAATCGAATAAACGTAATTTTGATACAGTTGAAGAAGTACCTCGTTTTGCTTACTCAATGGGAATCAAAAATATTCTCTCTGCTAAAAAAATTATTTTAATGGCATTTGGTGAAGAAAAAGCTGAAGCTATTAAACATACAATTGAAGGTCCTGTTACAACAGAAGTACCGGCTAGTGTTTTGCAACAACACCCAAATGTAGTTATTATTGTAGATGAAGCAGCTGCTAAATTAATCCAACACTAG
- the nagA gene encoding N-acetylglucosamine-6-phosphate deacetylase: MGTTVWINATLYTGTEKIEKGFVRCAKTILDIGEMADFKEAEGDTIIDAAGKIIVPGFIDVHSHGGYGWDSMDGNPEEIDQMVHKMQQEGITSYFATTMTQSYQNIEKAMVAIKEAAERNPVIQGIHLEGPFVSVDFKGAQPEEYIKIPDAAMMRKWNDLSGGLIRLVTYAPETSDATEFEKYCVDHNIVLSVGHSNATRAQLMDSKASHVTHLYNAQRGLHHREPGVTGHAFLEKLYSEMIVDGYHIAPDMVNIAYQILGPDHIELITDSMRAKGMPDGESELGGQKVFVKDKQARLADGTLAGSVLQFKDAFKNMMAFTGCRIEDAVKMSSVNQAKEFGLTQKGTLEVGKDADMVVFDQDLNLEQTISFGELVLKN, encoded by the coding sequence ATGGGAACAACTGTATGGATAAATGCAACTCTTTATACGGGAACAGAAAAGATTGAAAAGGGTTTTGTCCGTTGCGCAAAAACTATTTTGGACATTGGTGAAATGGCTGATTTTAAAGAAGCTGAAGGGGATACGATAATAGATGCAGCAGGAAAAATAATTGTCCCTGGATTTATTGATGTGCACAGTCACGGCGGTTATGGCTGGGACAGTATGGACGGGAACCCAGAAGAAATCGATCAAATGGTACACAAAATGCAGCAAGAAGGCATCACTTCCTATTTTGCGACTACAATGACTCAGTCGTATCAAAATATTGAAAAAGCAATGGTAGCTATTAAAGAAGCAGCTGAACGCAATCCGGTCATCCAAGGAATCCATCTTGAAGGCCCATTTGTTTCGGTTGATTTTAAAGGAGCACAACCAGAAGAGTACATTAAAATTCCAGACGCCGCAATGATGCGTAAATGGAATGACTTAAGCGGTGGTTTGATTCGCTTAGTCACCTATGCTCCAGAGACGAGTGATGCAACTGAGTTCGAAAAATATTGTGTGGATCACAACATTGTCCTTTCAGTGGGGCACAGCAATGCAACACGCGCCCAATTGATGGATTCAAAAGCTTCTCATGTTACTCATTTGTATAACGCTCAAAGAGGATTGCACCATCGCGAGCCAGGTGTGACAGGACATGCCTTTTTAGAAAAACTATATTCTGAAATGATTGTCGACGGTTACCATATTGCTCCGGATATGGTAAACATTGCTTATCAAATCCTAGGTCCAGATCATATTGAGTTGATTACAGATTCGATGCGGGCTAAGGGTATGCCAGATGGAGAGAGTGAGCTTGGCGGACAAAAAGTTTTCGTAAAAGACAAACAAGCCCGGTTGGCAGATGGCACATTAGCCGGCAGTGTATTGCAATTCAAAGATGCTTTTAAAAATATGATGGCCTTTACAGGCTGCAGAATTGAAGATGCAGTCAAAATGAGTTCAGTCAACCAAGCAAAAGAATTTGGCTTAACCCAAAAAGGAACGTTAGAAGTCGGAAAAGATGCAGATATGGTAGTGTTTGATCAAGATCTAAATCTTGAACAAACCATTAGTTTTGGTGAACTGGTTTTAAAAAATTAA